From a region of the Manduca sexta isolate Smith_Timp_Sample1 chromosome 19, JHU_Msex_v1.0, whole genome shotgun sequence genome:
- the LOC119189847 gene encoding mucin-2-like produces the protein FPVLQLCRAEISDKQPEWYSANVINDGFQPKPISELFSTESSFSSTNPIIVLSKSSEIPDEISLLSTLKPPTRSISSTLEDFINSLPTSTVPSTVAISETPSSSTPPTSSSTIAVQVQTEPQETSAPPFLPNVPPGPLEIQLVIPFVTREPPSVQQSQNAQLSQMEQPISPVGQLDLSVQAPIQPLIVFNQSTSGVPSRSQSSQNQSQQIRLELVPQVQNLPVLPISNVPEISPQQIVTQLPIQSSTPSPQSNYFLIYQQAPQNIQNYPLPQPSGVNSQVPMISAVTTQPSIPQPIPTVSPPSIPNSPSQTVPPTASSPSRTTTSVPSSPQTVSTVINTMPATRTLPTTSPLATANCQNTARPLLSTATPIPRTEPPLSLLPLRIRVIAPSGSITNVNINPTTTTKKPKTPRTRKPKPKARKNSYDVCIDSCKGRRDPICAGPLSPGLIDPKDLKGFPSICHMACHNSFRKDTYEKLVDGRCGKLRTRIRTVDSNTKLKRDELIKSEYTLDNTGPKTIFQFSGSIN, from the exons tttccagtgTTACAACTATGTCGAGCTGAAATATCGGATAAGCAACCGGAGTGGTACTCTGCGAATGTGATTAATGATGGATTCCAACCGAAGCCCATATCAGAACTCTTCTCGACTGAATCATCATTTTCGTCAACGAATCCTATAATAGTGCTGTCAAAATCAAGTGAAATTCCTGATGAAATTTCCCTTCTATCAACGCTAAAACCGCCGACACGTAGTATATCTTCAACACTTGAAGATTTTATAAACAGTCTACCAACATCTACAGTGCCTTCAACGGTAGCAATATCTGAGACGCCATCGTCATCCACGCCGCCAACCTCATCTTCAACGATTGCTGTTCAAGTTCAAACTGAACCTCAGGAGACATCTGCCCCTCCTTTTTTGCCTAATGTTCCTCCTGGGCCGCTTGAAATACAGCTCGTTATACCATTTGTGACTAGAGAGCCCCCGTCGGTGCAACAATCACAAAATGCACAGCTTTCTCAGATGGAACAACCAATTTCTCCGGTGGGTCAATTAGACCTATCCGTTCAGGCACCTATTCAACCATTGATAGTATTTAATCAAAGTACCAGCGGGGTACCTTCACGATCACAGTCGTCGCAGAACCAATCACAACAGATTCGGTTGGAACTGGTCCCTCAAGTGCAAAACTTGCCTGTACTGCCCATATCCAATGTACCAGAGATATCACCACAGCAGATAGTCACCCAGTTGCCAATACAATCGTCAACACCCTCTCCTCAATCAAATTACTTTTTGATTTACCAACAGGCGCCACAGAATATCCAAAATTATCCATTACCCCAACCGTCTGGAGTTAATTCACAAGTTCCAATGATTTCTGCCGTCACTACACAGCCTAGTATACCCCAACCAATACCGACAGTATCACCGCCATCTATTCCTAATTCACCTTCTCAAACAGTGCCGCCTACAGCTTCATCGCCGTCACGAACGACGACATCAGTTCCTTCGTCTCCTCAAACAGTCTCAACAGTTATTAACACTATGCCGGCAACGAGAACCCTGCCTACTACAAGCCCACTTGCTACTGCCAATTGTCAAAACACAGCAAGACCTTTGCTATCAACGGCGACTCCAATACCTAGAACTGAGCCACCACTTTCATTGCTACCATTAAGAATTCGGGTTATAGCTCCAAGCGGTTCGATAACTAATGTAAACATAAACCCGACAACTACAACGAAAAAACCGAAAACACCTCGGACCCGAAAGCCGAAGCCGAAAGCGAGGAAAAATTCATACGATGTTTGTATAGATTCATGTAAGGGACGAAGAGATCCTATATGCGCTGGACCGTTATCACCTGGTCTGATAGATCCGAAGGATTTAAAAGGATTCCCATCGATATGTCATATGGCATGTCACAATTCCTTTAGAAAGGACA CATATGAAAAGCTAGTGGACGGACGCTGCGGTAAGCTGCGCACGCGCATACGGACTGTCGACTCTAACACCAAGCTCAAGAGAGACGAACTAATCAAATCGGAATACACATTGGACAACACAGGACCAAAgactatttttcaattttcagGATCCATCAATTAG